From Opitutia bacterium, a single genomic window includes:
- the ccsA gene encoding cytochrome c biogenesis protein CcsA, whose product MNSLLTDRSILWLGTLLYLAGFVAGCVQLLRKQHATGDRTLLNILLAFGLATQTAGLYVRGLAHGGCPLGNQFEIVQFVAWSAMVLYFAVGPAFRVSLLGLFSSGYAASLATISLAIPQWDLTRSTKLFGNNPWIEFHAALAVFSYGVFGLLALTSIMHLLQNWALKQKRLDGLFWFLPSVVQLDQINRRMLIAGVSLLTISLCVGASWWVRDTASVHWPKLLVTLSVWFVYTLALTLRWRGVLYAVRFSWACVILFMLAMMSLGPINANRESHRVELTPER is encoded by the coding sequence ATGAATTCCCTGCTCACGGACCGCAGCATCCTATGGCTCGGCACCCTGCTTTACCTGGCGGGGTTTGTGGCGGGCTGCGTCCAGTTGCTCCGCAAGCAACACGCCACCGGCGACCGCACGTTGCTGAACATCCTGCTGGCCTTCGGCCTCGCGACGCAGACCGCCGGCCTCTACGTGCGCGGACTCGCCCACGGCGGCTGCCCGTTGGGCAACCAGTTCGAGATCGTCCAATTCGTCGCGTGGTCCGCGATGGTGCTCTACTTCGCCGTCGGCCCCGCTTTCCGCGTCAGTTTGCTCGGCCTGTTTTCCTCCGGCTACGCCGCCAGCCTCGCCACCATCTCGCTGGCCATCCCGCAATGGGACCTCACGCGCAGCACAAAGCTCTTCGGCAACAATCCGTGGATCGAGTTTCACGCCGCGCTCGCGGTGTTCAGCTACGGCGTCTTCGGCCTGCTGGCGCTCACGTCGATCATGCACCTGCTGCAAAACTGGGCGCTGAAACAGAAGCGCCTCGACGGCCTGTTCTGGTTCCTTCCGTCCGTCGTGCAGCTCGATCAGATCAATCGCCGCATGCTCATCGCCGGCGTCAGCCTGCTCACGATCTCGCTCTGCGTCGGCGCCTCGTGGTGGGTGCGCGACACGGCGTCCGTCCACTGGCCGAAGCTCCTCGTCACCCTTTCCGTCTGGTTCGTCTACACGCTCGCCCTCACGCTCCGCTGGCGCGGCGTGCTCTACGCCGTGCGCTTCTCCTGGGCGTGCGTCATCCTGTTCATGCTCGCGATGATGTCCCTCGGGCCGATCAACGCCAACCGTGAGTCCCACCGCGTGGAACTCACGCCGGAACGCTGA
- a CDS encoding VanZ family protein, producing the protein MQFSSPHGWRGWLWPAALATVIVCASGRGQVGMPDIVDFDKLAHFSIFGLLATLVARNGFVPGRAWLPIVVVSVFGLTDELHQSFTPGRSMEFDDWVADTLGAIVAVTAYAHWAWYRATLERALARRRRS; encoded by the coding sequence ATGCAGTTTTCATCGCCCCACGGCTGGCGCGGGTGGCTGTGGCCGGCGGCGCTGGCCACGGTGATCGTGTGCGCTTCGGGTCGCGGACAGGTGGGGATGCCGGACATCGTCGATTTCGACAAGCTGGCGCATTTTTCGATTTTCGGGCTGCTGGCCACGCTGGTGGCGAGGAACGGGTTCGTGCCCGGTCGCGCGTGGCTGCCGATCGTGGTGGTGTCGGTCTTCGGCCTGACGGACGAGTTGCATCAGAGCTTCACGCCGGGCCGCAGCATGGAATTCGACGACTGGGTCGCCGACACGCTGGGCGCGATCGTCGCCGTGACGGCCTACGCGCATTGGGCGTGGTATCGGGCGACGCTGGAGCGCGCGCTGGCGCGGCGTCGGCGGAGTTGA
- the ligA gene encoding NAD-dependent DNA ligase LigA — MTTLDNTYDEGELRDFHTRLVKLVGRDDLLYSVEPKIDGASISLTYEKGRLTRAVTRGDGEEGDDVTANVRTIANLPHELRRPDDLALPPVPDLVEIRGEIFLRFAEFARINQQQVDDGLEPYANPRNLASGTLKLLDSAVVKARGLEIVLYGLGACAPADLVQSQAAWHAALAAWGLPTLEHRRQTRGIEETVAAIRALDGLREKLPYATDGAVVKLDDFELQARAGYRGEGQSARKLSPRWACAYKFAPERAETRLKGITIQVGRTGVLTPVAELEPVQLAGTTVSRATLHNQDEIARKDIRVGDYVSVEKAGEIIPAVIGVTLARRAPECVPYVFPVACPVCTTPVVRVEGEVAVRCPNSDCAAQLTGRLDYVAGRTVLDLEGLGGVVAEALVRSGAVRDVFDLFALEAEKLGALNLGTEEAPRVLGVKNATKIVEAIARARALPLDRWLLALQIRDVGGATAQDIAAVHGTLAAVANSEVLPKLARLADVTEEMTRISPRSRLNPPKDEAERAARATRHAELAGEKTALEELRARTPGADKIGAEVARHAVAYFASERGRRAVARLGELGIVPAAARLATAPVQGVFTGKTFVLTGTLPTLSRDEASALIVAAGGKTSGSVSKKTSYVLAGEEAGSKLDKARELGVPVIDEAELRRLLGA, encoded by the coding sequence ATGACGACGCTCGACAACACCTACGACGAGGGCGAACTGCGGGACTTCCACACGCGACTCGTGAAACTCGTCGGCCGCGACGACCTGCTCTACTCGGTCGAGCCGAAGATCGACGGCGCCTCCATCAGCCTCACCTACGAAAAGGGCCGGCTCACGCGCGCCGTGACGCGCGGCGACGGCGAGGAAGGCGACGACGTCACGGCCAACGTCCGCACCATCGCCAACCTGCCGCATGAGCTGCGCCGCCCCGACGACCTCGCACTGCCGCCGGTGCCGGACTTGGTCGAGATTCGCGGCGAGATTTTCCTGCGGTTCGCGGAGTTCGCCCGCATCAACCAGCAGCAGGTCGACGACGGCCTCGAGCCCTACGCCAATCCGCGCAACCTCGCCTCCGGCACGCTGAAGCTGCTCGACTCGGCCGTCGTGAAAGCGCGCGGCCTCGAGATCGTGCTCTATGGGCTCGGCGCCTGCGCGCCGGCCGACCTCGTGCAATCGCAGGCCGCGTGGCACGCCGCGCTCGCTGCGTGGGGCCTGCCCACGCTGGAACACCGCCGGCAAACGCGCGGCATCGAGGAAACCGTCGCCGCGATCCGCGCGCTCGATGGCTTGCGGGAGAAACTGCCCTACGCGACCGACGGCGCGGTGGTGAAGCTCGACGACTTCGAGTTGCAGGCGCGCGCCGGCTACCGTGGCGAGGGGCAGAGCGCGCGCAAACTGTCGCCGCGCTGGGCTTGCGCCTACAAATTCGCGCCCGAGCGCGCCGAGACGCGTCTCAAAGGCATCACGATCCAAGTCGGCCGCACGGGCGTGCTCACGCCCGTGGCCGAACTCGAGCCAGTGCAACTCGCGGGCACGACCGTGAGCCGCGCGACGTTGCACAATCAGGACGAGATCGCGCGCAAGGACATCCGCGTGGGCGACTACGTTTCGGTGGAGAAAGCCGGTGAGATCATCCCGGCCGTGATCGGCGTCACGCTCGCGCGTCGCGCGCCGGAGTGCGTGCCGTATGTTTTTCCGGTGGCCTGTCCGGTGTGCACGACGCCCGTCGTGCGCGTCGAAGGCGAGGTCGCGGTGCGATGCCCGAATTCCGATTGCGCGGCGCAGCTGACAGGCCGCCTCGACTACGTGGCCGGGCGCACGGTGCTCGATCTCGAAGGACTGGGCGGTGTCGTGGCCGAGGCGCTGGTGCGCTCTGGCGCCGTGCGCGATGTATTCGATCTGTTCGCGCTCGAAGCGGAGAAGCTCGGCGCGCTCAACCTCGGCACCGAGGAGGCGCCGCGTGTGCTCGGCGTGAAGAACGCGACCAAGATTGTCGAAGCCATCGCGCGAGCGCGCGCGCTGCCGCTGGATCGATGGTTGCTGGCGTTGCAAATTCGCGACGTCGGCGGCGCCACGGCGCAGGACATCGCGGCGGTGCACGGCACACTGGCGGCGGTGGCGAACTCCGAAGTGTTGCCCAAGCTTGCGCGTCTGGCCGATGTGACGGAGGAGATGACGCGCATCAGCCCGCGCTCGCGCCTGAATCCGCCGAAGGACGAAGCGGAGCGCGCCGCGCGCGCGACGCGTCACGCAGAGCTGGCGGGCGAAAAGACGGCGCTCGAGGAGCTTCGCGCGCGCACGCCCGGCGCCGACAAAATCGGCGCGGAGGTGGCACGTCATGCGGTGGCGTATTTTGCCAGTGAGCGCGGCCGACGTGCGGTGGCGCGACTCGGCGAGCTCGGTATCGTGCCCGCGGCGGCACGGCTGGCGACGGCGCCGGTGCAGGGCGTGTTCACGGGGAAAACTTTCGTGCTTACGGGCACGCTGCCCACGCTGTCGCGCGACGAGGCGTCGGCGCTGATCGTAGCGGCGGGCGGCAAGACGAGCGGCAGCGTGAGCAAGAAAACGAGCTACGTCCTCGCGGGTGAGGAAGCTGGATCGAAACTCGACAAGGCGCGCGAACTCGGTGTGCCGGTAATCGACGAAGCGGAGCTGCGGCGGTTGCTGGGGGCGTAG
- a CDS encoding SRPBCC family protein, giving the protein MSEYTFEVVRTIPASSAKIYALVADYRVGHPSILPRPPFGELVVEEGGIGAGTVIRFELKLAGKWHTTRARITEPKPGMQLDESDLAGNFVTSYHFEPLSAAETRLTIRTVARTRAGGLAGWLERFFTPRMLKPVYERELDLLTAKVVVSAS; this is encoded by the coding sequence ATGTCCGAATACACCTTCGAAGTCGTGCGAACGATCCCCGCGTCGTCCGCCAAGATCTACGCCCTCGTGGCCGATTACCGCGTCGGCCACCCGAGCATCCTGCCGCGCCCGCCTTTCGGCGAGCTCGTCGTCGAGGAGGGCGGCATCGGCGCCGGCACGGTGATCCGTTTCGAACTGAAACTCGCGGGAAAATGGCACACGACGCGCGCACGCATCACCGAGCCCAAGCCCGGCATGCAGCTCGACGAGTCCGACCTCGCCGGCAATTTCGTCACCAGCTACCACTTCGAACCGCTGTCGGCGGCCGAGACGCGCCTCACCATCCGCACTGTCGCGCGCACCCGCGCGGGCGGCCTCGCCGGTTGGCTCGAGCGCTTCTTCACGCCGCGGATGCTGAAGCCGGTCTACGAGCGCGAACTCGACCTGCTCACCGCCAAGGTCGTCGTATCGGCCTCGTGA
- a CDS encoding DUF2934 domain-containing protein, translated as MKTIPSVLVRPLRLASGSRRDIASRASALWRQAGRPAGCDVPIWLQAEREIVALNRRREKTRTNRPTGRSFGRSDQHVSVTSL; from the coding sequence ATGAAAACCATTCCTTCGGTGCTGGTGCGGCCTTTGCGTCTCGCGAGCGGCAGTCGCCGCGACATCGCCTCCCGGGCCTCCGCGCTCTGGCGTCAGGCGGGGCGGCCGGCGGGATGCGATGTGCCGATCTGGCTGCAGGCAGAGCGCGAGATCGTGGCGCTGAATCGGCGTCGCGAGAAGACACGCACGAATCGACCAACCGGCAGGAGCTTCGGTCGTTCCGATCAGCATGTGAGCGTGACGTCGCTCTGA
- the dnaA gene encoding chromosomal replication initiator protein DnaA: MPHPAPQTSLWETVKCDLKGLFPEDVFQMWFEPMSCLEANEDAVVLGVPNDFAAIWIHDNYLDLISQRIRLTAGRMVHVSLRKSESNGASSPVPVRTEPAQRHRAGAKSRTVRYDERAAVAGSLNPRNTFENFVVGANNQLAHAASLAVAQAPAQAYNPLFIHGSTGLGKTHLMHAIGHSILQRNPDAKVAYLSTEKFTNEFIHAIQENSLTKFRQRYRSVDVLLVDDIQFLAGKERIQEEFFHTFNDLFESGKQIILSSDRPVTEIAALESRLVSRFQWGLAADIQSPDLETRVAILRTKASSLKVDIPMPVLEFMAQHISKNIRRLEGALIKVSSYSALTGKPLDLPTAENLLKDVLMEEAQNRLSIEAIQKRVADHYQIRHSDMTSKRRPNAIAFPRQIAMYLCRQLTRHSLQEVGDAFGGRDHGTVIHAIKTVENMMETDDSVRGSVDFLKAQLSK; encoded by the coding sequence ATGCCTCATCCTGCGCCCCAAACTTCCCTCTGGGAAACCGTGAAATGCGACCTTAAGGGTCTGTTTCCCGAGGATGTGTTCCAGATGTGGTTTGAGCCGATGAGCTGCCTCGAGGCCAACGAAGACGCCGTCGTGCTCGGCGTGCCGAACGACTTCGCCGCGATCTGGATTCACGACAACTACCTCGACCTGATCTCGCAGCGCATCCGGCTCACCGCCGGCCGCATGGTCCACGTCTCGCTGCGCAAGTCCGAGAGCAACGGCGCCAGCAGCCCCGTGCCGGTTCGCACCGAGCCGGCCCAGCGCCATCGCGCCGGCGCGAAGAGCCGCACCGTTCGCTACGACGAGCGCGCCGCCGTCGCCGGTTCGCTCAATCCGCGCAACACCTTCGAGAATTTCGTCGTCGGCGCCAACAACCAGCTCGCCCACGCCGCCTCGCTCGCCGTCGCGCAGGCGCCCGCGCAGGCCTACAATCCGCTCTTCATCCACGGCAGCACCGGGCTCGGCAAGACGCACCTGATGCACGCCATCGGGCACAGCATCCTGCAGCGCAACCCCGACGCCAAGGTCGCCTACCTCTCCACCGAGAAGTTCACCAACGAGTTCATCCACGCCATCCAGGAGAACTCGCTCACCAAGTTCCGCCAGCGCTACCGCAGCGTCGATGTTCTCCTCGTCGACGACATCCAGTTCCTCGCCGGCAAGGAGCGCATCCAGGAAGAGTTCTTCCACACGTTCAACGACCTCTTCGAGTCCGGCAAACAGATCATCCTCTCCAGCGATCGCCCCGTCACCGAGATCGCCGCGCTCGAGTCGCGCCTCGTCTCGCGCTTCCAGTGGGGCCTCGCCGCCGACATCCAGTCGCCCGACCTCGAGACCCGCGTCGCCATTCTCCGCACCAAAGCCAGCAGCCTCAAGGTCGACATCCCCATGCCGGTCCTCGAGTTCATGGCGCAGCACATCTCGAAGAACATCCGCCGCCTCGAGGGCGCGCTGATCAAGGTCTCGAGCTACTCCGCGCTCACCGGCAAGCCGCTCGATCTCCCCACGGCGGAAAACCTCCTCAAGGACGTGCTGATGGAAGAGGCGCAAAACCGCCTCAGCATCGAAGCCATCCAGAAGCGCGTCGCCGACCACTACCAGATCCGCCACTCGGACATGACGTCCAAGCGCCGGCCCAACGCCATCGCGTTCCCGCGCCAGATCGCCATGTATCTCTGCCGCCAGCTCACCCGCCACTCCCTCCAGGAAGTCGGCGACGCGTTCGGCGGCCGCGATCACGGCACCGTCATCCACGCCATCAAGACCGTGGAAAACATGATGGAGACCGACGACTCCGTGCGCGGCTCCGTCGACTTCCTGAAGGCGCAGCTCTCAAAGTAA
- the ispG gene encoding (E)-4-hydroxy-3-methylbut-2-enyl-diphosphate synthase has product MSYCASRFHTIRRRTVEVKVGSVGIGGANPIRVQSMTTSDTQDVAATVKQSIALAEVGCEIVRVTAPNVAAAKCLRDIRAQLSAAGFGHVPLVADIHFLPNAAMEAVEHVEKVRVNPGNYADKKKFAVQEYTDAAYDEELHRIHDAFSPLVLRCKELGRALRIGTNHGSLSDRIMNRYGDTPLGMVESALEFVRICESHGFHDIVLSMKASNPKVMIQAYRLLVDKMDRAHRAYPLHLGVTEAGDGEDGRIKSAIGIGSLLIDGLGDTIRVSLTEDSVYEIPVARAIAEKAMSLWHSSGSQLSALSSQLPQTDAVDPFAYTRRETASLELSPACVAGGEQPPRVIVSAGTVGKVAEAARLLSDPRLKDTPAEGLIVRVDTPSDLAELGDTLKRTPLPVQFLVIETGSLLIAQDFAAVLPPDGGRVVLSRRFGAKDAAELEAFAALVREREHFLAIDLAADAEPALLETVKKLGDARLLFTRSHVGEHAGHPTGAYRRLREFLRTAGSRAPVWIRNTHATAVLDENTFLSRLLEASFLTGGSLCDGLGDFVSIETESDTPRAAKLAYNVLQGAGARISKTEFVACPSCGRTLFDLQTTTQRIRAQTGHLKGVKIAIMGCIVNGPGEMADADFGYVGGAPGKINLYVGKNCVQYNIPQSEADARLIALIREHGKWVDPEPHQLAR; this is encoded by the coding sequence ATGTCCTACTGCGCCTCCCGCTTCCACACGATCCGCCGCCGCACCGTCGAGGTGAAGGTCGGCTCCGTCGGCATCGGCGGCGCCAATCCCATCCGCGTGCAGTCGATGACGACGAGCGACACGCAGGACGTCGCCGCGACCGTGAAGCAATCCATCGCGCTCGCCGAGGTGGGCTGCGAAATCGTCCGCGTCACCGCCCCGAACGTCGCCGCCGCGAAGTGCCTCCGTGACATCCGCGCGCAACTCTCCGCCGCCGGCTTCGGCCACGTCCCGCTCGTGGCGGACATTCATTTTCTGCCGAACGCCGCGATGGAAGCCGTCGAACACGTGGAGAAAGTCCGCGTGAACCCCGGCAACTACGCCGACAAAAAGAAATTCGCGGTCCAGGAATACACCGACGCCGCCTACGACGAGGAACTCCACCGCATCCACGATGCGTTCTCCCCGCTCGTCCTCCGCTGCAAGGAACTCGGCCGCGCCCTCCGCATCGGCACCAACCACGGCTCGCTCTCCGACCGCATCATGAACCGTTACGGCGACACGCCGCTCGGCATGGTCGAGAGCGCGCTCGAGTTCGTCCGCATCTGCGAGTCGCACGGCTTCCACGACATCGTGCTCTCGATGAAAGCGAGCAACCCTAAGGTCATGATCCAGGCCTACCGCTTGCTCGTGGATAAAATGGACCGCGCGCACCGCGCCTACCCGCTCCACCTCGGCGTCACCGAGGCCGGCGACGGCGAGGACGGCCGTATCAAATCCGCCATCGGCATCGGCAGCCTCCTGATCGACGGACTCGGCGACACCATCCGTGTCTCGCTCACCGAAGATTCCGTCTACGAAATCCCCGTCGCCCGGGCGATCGCCGAGAAAGCGATGAGCCTGTGGCACTCGTCAGGCTCTCAGCTCTCAGCTCTCAGCTCTCAGCTTCCACAGACCGACGCCGTCGACCCCTTCGCCTACACCCGCCGCGAGACCGCCTCGCTCGAACTCTCGCCCGCATGCGTGGCCGGCGGCGAACAGCCGCCGCGCGTCATCGTCAGCGCTGGCACCGTCGGCAAAGTCGCCGAAGCCGCGCGCCTGCTCTCCGACCCGCGACTCAAGGACACTCCCGCCGAAGGTCTGATTGTCCGCGTCGACACGCCGAGCGATCTCGCCGAACTCGGCGACACCCTGAAGCGCACACCGCTTCCCGTGCAGTTTCTCGTCATCGAAACCGGCTCGCTCCTCATCGCGCAGGACTTCGCCGCCGTGCTCCCGCCCGATGGCGGCCGCGTCGTGCTCAGCCGCCGCTTCGGCGCCAAAGATGCCGCCGAACTCGAGGCCTTCGCCGCGCTCGTGCGCGAGCGCGAACATTTCCTCGCGATCGATCTCGCCGCGGACGCAGAACCCGCGCTGCTCGAAACCGTGAAGAAACTCGGCGACGCCCGCCTGCTCTTCACCCGCAGCCACGTCGGCGAGCACGCCGGCCATCCGACCGGCGCGTATCGCCGCCTGCGCGAATTCCTCCGCACCGCCGGCTCGCGCGCGCCGGTGTGGATCCGCAACACGCACGCGACTGCGGTGCTCGACGAAAACACGTTCCTGTCGCGCTTGCTCGAAGCGTCGTTCCTCACCGGCGGGTCGCTCTGCGACGGCCTCGGCGATTTCGTCAGCATCGAAACCGAGTCCGACACCCCGCGCGCCGCCAAGCTCGCCTACAACGTCCTCCAAGGCGCCGGCGCCCGCATCTCGAAGACGGAATTCGTCGCCTGTCCCAGCTGCGGCCGCACGCTCTTCGATCTGCAGACGACGACCCAGCGCATCCGCGCGCAGACCGGCCACCTCAAGGGTGTGAAGATCGCCATCATGGGCTGCATCGTGAACGGCCCCGGCGAGATGGCCGACGCGGACTTCGGCTACGTCGGCGGCGCGCCCGGCAAGATCAACCTCTACGTCGGGAAAAACTGCGTCCAATACAACATCCCGCAGAGCGAAGCCGACGCGCGGCTCATCGCGCTCATCCGCGAGCACGGCAAGTGGGTCGATCCCGAGCCGCATCAGCTCGCGCGTTGA
- the rseP gene encoding RIP metalloprotease RseP, which produces MEFLSSLLGTVWSIFLIVLFFGGSIFVHELGHFLAARRRGVTVERFSIGFGPKIFGWRGKDGVDYRVSWLPLGGYVALPQLADMAELEGGSTVDVKSLPPVSYSTKVIVFVAGAVFNLIFAFLLATVLWQIGRPAPESVTTTKIGYIAATLKTSDGHEVQSPAAKAGLRVGDVIRRVDGREVNDWIQFKSALVLSTSVADSGDRSAILTIERDGQSMDITVEPVRAGEDRFRTIGVAAAYLPVVEGVLPNSSAAKLGFQAGDRFVGVNGTRLQSFDQLYEHFAKNKAQPTELTLARAGREVQLSLPPFDEKKQNPLTGLQLTIPYQLLHDTPWHQFADTVETTFRTFWSLISPRGDVSASNLSGPIGIGRGFWDAAQSDYPLRFATWFAILVNINLAIFNLLPIPVLDGGHILFATIARLRGRPIPFNFIATAQSVFVVLLLGMMLYVTVFGDIRRIVRDYRAEAAAKEQVEQQKKAAEPAKP; this is translated from the coding sequence ATGGAATTTCTCAGCTCCCTCCTCGGCACCGTTTGGTCGATCTTCCTGATCGTCCTGTTCTTCGGCGGCTCGATCTTCGTGCACGAACTCGGCCACTTTCTCGCCGCCCGCCGCCGGGGCGTGACGGTCGAGCGCTTCTCGATCGGTTTCGGCCCAAAAATCTTCGGCTGGCGCGGCAAGGATGGCGTCGATTACCGCGTCTCGTGGCTTCCGCTCGGCGGCTACGTCGCCCTGCCGCAGCTCGCCGACATGGCGGAGCTCGAAGGCGGCAGCACGGTCGACGTGAAATCGCTCCCGCCGGTCAGCTATTCGACCAAGGTGATCGTGTTCGTCGCCGGCGCGGTGTTTAACCTCATCTTCGCGTTCCTGCTCGCCACCGTCCTCTGGCAAATCGGCCGCCCCGCGCCGGAAAGCGTCACGACGACGAAAATCGGCTACATTGCCGCGACCCTGAAAACCTCCGACGGCCACGAAGTGCAAAGTCCCGCCGCCAAAGCGGGCCTCCGTGTCGGGGACGTCATCCGCCGAGTGGACGGGCGCGAAGTGAACGACTGGATTCAATTCAAGAGCGCTCTGGTGCTGAGCACCAGCGTCGCCGACTCCGGCGATCGCTCCGCGATACTCACCATCGAACGCGACGGCCAAAGCATGGACATCACCGTCGAGCCCGTCCGCGCCGGCGAGGATCGCTTCCGCACCATCGGTGTCGCAGCGGCCTACTTGCCGGTCGTCGAAGGGGTTTTGCCCAACTCGTCTGCGGCGAAACTCGGCTTTCAGGCTGGCGACCGCTTCGTCGGCGTGAATGGCACACGCCTGCAGAGCTTCGACCAGCTCTACGAACACTTCGCGAAAAACAAAGCTCAGCCGACCGAGCTCACCCTCGCCCGCGCGGGCCGTGAAGTGCAACTAAGCCTGCCGCCGTTCGACGAGAAAAAGCAAAACCCGCTCACGGGTCTTCAGCTCACCATTCCTTACCAGTTGCTCCACGACACGCCCTGGCACCAGTTCGCCGACACCGTCGAGACCACCTTCCGCACCTTCTGGAGCCTCATCAGCCCGCGCGGCGACGTGAGCGCATCGAACCTCAGCGGCCCGATCGGCATCGGCCGCGGCTTCTGGGACGCCGCGCAATCCGACTACCCGCTGCGCTTCGCCACGTGGTTCGCGATCCTGGTGAACATCAACCTCGCGATCTTCAACCTGCTGCCGATTCCCGTCCTCGACGGTGGCCACATCCTCTTCGCCACCATCGCGAGACTCCGCGGCCGCCCGATCCCGTTCAACTTCATCGCCACGGCGCAGAGCGTGTTCGTCGTGCTCCTCCTCGGCATGATGCTTTACGTGACCGTCTTCGGCGACATCCGCCGCATCGTCCGCGACTACCGCGCCGAAGCCGCCGCGAAAGAACAAGTCGAGCAGCAGAAAAAAGCCGCCGAGCCGGCGAAGCCGTAA
- a CDS encoding 1-deoxy-D-xylulose-5-phosphate reductoisomerase gives MATSAPKRRIVLLGATGSIGENTLKVVAAHRDRLELVGIAAHGRHSRLAEIAREFGVRHVALYDEQAYTAAKNSGAFPTDTKFYGGLAGLTELATLPEADTALVAVVGTAGLQPALAAIAAKKAIALASKELLVMAGKFVMAAAREHGVALLPVDSEHNAVFQCLEGHRGSDVRRIVLTASGGAFRDWPLERLATATPADALKHPNWAMGPKITVDSATLANKGLELIEAQWLFNLRAEQCQAVLHLQSIVHCLVEFSDGSMLTQLCPPSMTFPIQHALLHPHRAPSATVSALSLEKVFSLDFRPVESARFPMLSLAQAAMATGGTAPAIYNAANEVAVAEFLAGRAPFLAISRTVEQVLAHLKSTEPATLDDVFAADAEARRIASALLSPHA, from the coding sequence GTGGCCACCTCCGCTCCCAAACGTCGCATCGTCCTCCTCGGCGCCACCGGCTCCATCGGCGAGAACACGCTGAAAGTCGTCGCCGCCCACCGCGACCGCCTCGAACTCGTCGGCATCGCCGCCCACGGACGCCACTCACGCCTCGCGGAGATCGCGCGCGAGTTCGGCGTGCGACACGTCGCGCTCTACGACGAGCAGGCTTACACCGCCGCGAAAAATTCCGGCGCCTTCCCGACCGACACGAAGTTCTACGGCGGCCTCGCCGGCCTGACCGAACTCGCGACCCTGCCCGAAGCCGACACCGCCCTCGTCGCCGTCGTCGGCACCGCCGGCCTCCAGCCCGCTCTCGCCGCCATCGCCGCGAAAAAAGCCATCGCGCTCGCCTCGAAGGAGCTCCTCGTGATGGCCGGCAAATTCGTCATGGCCGCCGCGCGCGAACACGGCGTCGCGCTGCTCCCGGTCGACAGCGAGCACAACGCCGTTTTCCAGTGCCTCGAAGGTCATCGCGGCAGCGACGTCCGCCGCATCGTGCTCACCGCGTCCGGCGGCGCGTTTCGCGACTGGCCCCTCGAACGCCTCGCCACCGCCACGCCGGCCGACGCGCTGAAGCACCCGAATTGGGCCATGGGCCCGAAGATCACCGTCGACTCCGCCACCCTCGCCAACAAGGGCCTCGAACTCATCGAAGCGCAGTGGCTCTTCAACCTCCGCGCCGAGCAGTGCCAGGCCGTGCTGCACTTGCAGAGCATCGTGCATTGCCTCGTCGAGTTTTCGGACGGCTCGATGCTCACGCAGCTCTGCCCGCCGTCGATGACGTTCCCGATCCAGCATGCGCTGCTCCACCCACACCGCGCGCCGAGCGCGACAGTCAGCGCGCTGAGTCTCGAGAAAGTGTTCAGCTTGGATTTCCGTCCGGTGGAAAGCGCGCGCTTCCCGATGCTCAGCCTCGCCCAAGCCGCCATGGCCACCGGCGGCACCGCGCCCGCGATCTACAACGCCGCCAACGAAGTGGCGGTGGCGGAATTTCTCGCGGGTCGCGCGCCCTTCCTTGCGATTTCGCGCACCGTCGAGCAGGTTCTCGCTCACCTGAAATCCACCGAACCCGCCACGCTCGACGATGTCTTTGCGGCCGACGCCGAAGCGCGTCGCATCGCCTCCGCCCTACTCTCGCCCCACGCCTAG